The segment gtAGGCAGAAGCTTGAGAGGCACCCATGGATGTCTACATTGAACTCTGTTCATAGTATTTTTCCTTGTCTTACTAAATCAGTTGGTTACTGTGACTGAGGCCATCCATGCTCTTGTTTGAAAAGTAAAATCTTCTCTGTAGCTAGTCGTGTTGCTAAACCATGTTGTTGGTCACAAAGAAGCAGAAtgagagaaaggagacagaacTGTGCACACTTAGTTTTGGGACAGACCATGCAAAGTACATTGTGGTGATGAAGCTCTTACCCAAGTGCTAAGTGTATCTTCAGAAGTTGCATCCAGTGGTCCTGGGGTGAGGAGTAAatcaagcatcatttcttcctgCCACCCTGCTTCCCACAACTCCTTTACTTCCCTCTCCTCCTAACTCCGTATTGCGTATCTGCAGCAGCAGACACAGCAATGTGACACAGAGCTTTGGGTCTTTCTGTGCACAGGCAAAACGTGGTCGTGAACGGAGAAGGTGGCATTTAAACAAATGATAGTTATGTTTAATCCTGATCATTATTGTTAAGGATAGGCTGTAGGTGGAATAAGATGCAAATCCCTAGCGTTATAATCACACACAGTGTGATCCACCATCATGAAGCAGCATCTTTGAAAACAAAGGACAGTAGTAACCATATGTATCAAACTAGGAACTCAGCTGGGCCTAAACCTTAGACTGGATGTGTATAAAAAGGCCCTGTCTGTTGCTCCAAAAATTCTCCTTACTACTTTGGGTTGCTCACTTCCTATTGAACCTGGGATGGTTTTTCTTGCCCCTTGGTCTTCTTTAGGCATCTCCAAGGCAGTGATGGCTCTCCAGAGGACCCAGGCCTTTCTTCTGCTCTTGCTGCTGACCCTGCTGGGGCTAGGGCTGGTACAGCCCTCCTATGGCCAGGATCGCATGTACCAACGATTCCTGAGGCAACACGTGGACCCTGATGAGACAGGAGGCAATGACAGCTACTGCAACTTGATGATGCAAAGACGAAAGATGACTTCACACCAGTGCAAGCGCTTCAACACTTTCATTCATGAAGATCTTTGGAACATCCGTAGTATCTGCAGCACCGCCAACATTCAGTGCAAGAATGGCCGGATGAACTGCCATGAGGGTGTAGTGAGGGTCACAGACTGCAGGGAGACAGGAAGCTCCAGGGCTCCCAACTGCAGATACCGGGCCAAGGCCCCACCACAAGTCAGCCTTTGAGGTTTGACTCCTTTGCTCCAGGCTATTCTCAGAGTAAACCCACGTGTTCCAGATGAAAAGATGCAGGACTGGTTCTTTTAGTAAGGCTGTCTTATCCCCTCCCCCCAACTACTGCCAATCAGTTGGAGGGCTGTACCTCCCACTGACTGCTAttccttctgtccttccttcATGGCTGCAGACTTCTTGGCCCTAAGGAAAGGGGAAAGACACACACTCTCTGCTCCGCACATCCATAAACTGATCCCTGCTACGACCAGTGACAGGAGTGTTGGATCTAAATAGGGTGAGTTATGGTTAGAAGGGCTGCTGCTGAGGATGCTTAAAGGGAAAGGCCCAGGAATGCTGGAAGAGGAAATTAAGATGGTGGGATTAAGAATAGACAGTGATCCAACTTGTGAGAACTAatgacctggattcaatctcacTGATAGTTTTTATAGCCTCTCCCCACTCTTCCTAAGCGTAATTCCACcatcccttggtatccatggggTATTGGTCCAGGATCCTCCATGCCCAGGATACCAAAATGCAAGCATGCTCAAGTACCTTGTATAAAATGGCACAGTGTTTGCATCTAAACTGCATACTTATCTCTACATCATTTTTAATACCTAAAcaaggtaaattttatgtaaatagctgtaaatacaatgtaaatgctatgaaaatagttgaaagcacaaagcaaattcaagtgttactttttagaattttctggggaaaaaaattgggGGGGGCGGTATTTTTAATCAGTGTCTGTGGTTGGTGGAATCCCTGGGTGCAGAGCAGGTGGATTCAGAGGGCCAACTGTACCCTGAAGTACCTTGAATCCTGGTCTTCTCATCTTGTTTAGGCCTTTTGGGCCAGGGATATCTTCACAAAAGAGAAGATACCTACCCCTTGTGCTATATTTGGCATAGTACTTGACATTCTCAGAAATGCTCTCAATAAGTGTATCTCATTAGACTCTCACAGGTCTGAGGCATGGATTATTAGGCCCGTTTTGAGGCATCATGTTCAGAGAGTTGAGAATTAGAATAGAGGTTCCACAGCATCAGGCATACGCCTCATGGTAAATGAGGACAGAGAGCTAGTTTAAACAGGAGACTTTTTCAAGCAACTCTCTGGCCTAATTTGAATAGAATAGCTCTTGTGATGGCAGCTTCAATCTTGATATTTGATTGATCAAAACAATATTTCAAAACTGGAGCTCCTTATGGTAACATTCTTAATGACAAATCAATATCAATTATAATGACAATAATTAGGGAAATGGCTTCTGAGAAGGGGTGTGTGTAGTCAGAAGTGAAAACATGTTTCACAGGCTTTGGGGAAGTGTCATAAGGAAGACAAGATCCTGGAAAGCACCATCTTGCAGAATCAATATAGTTGCAGCCTAGGATTTCAAGGAACCAAAGTCTCCTGCTTGGAAAATATTCTCCAAGTCTCTATTCATATTCTGCATCCCTTTTAAAGggatgtgtatgctcagttgcttcagtcatgtccgagtctctgtgaccccatggactgtagcccaccaggctcttctgtccaggaatctccaggcaagaatactggagtgggttgccgtgccctcctccaggggatcttcctgatccaggaatcaaatcttggtctgtgtcttctgcactgaaggtagattcttatgcgccgagccaccaaggaaaccccttTAGAGGGACAATCTTTGCAATTCACAAACATAAAGCTTAAAATCCCATTTTCTTTAAGATACACACTCTTTTGAGAATTGATGTGGATGCAAAACAGCTAGCTAGAGCAAGATTGATTCCTCAGTTCAGATGGAAGAGAGGGCAGACAGGAGGTATTTGGAATTGCCGAAataaacttcaatttttttacaACTTTGCTCTTGTCTCAGACAGGCTGTAGCATATTGTCATTTCTTGTAAACTTGATTATCTAATGAGACTTATCTTCCAGCCTGGAAACCAAATGGTAAAATTGGGTCCAGGTGCCTACACTGACAGAGAAAGGAATTTTAAGGTGGAGCTCAGCTCTTAGGGCAGTGTTGAGATAatgctttcctctctcttccctgtgGATCCACAGGTGGTCCTGGTGACTGAAATGGCATCCACTCTAAAGGTCCTAGGCTCTCTGTTGGCTCTGCTGTTTCCTCTATGTGGGCCCCTTGTACACAGCCAGAACCTTTCCTGGAGGGAATTTATGAAACAGCACCACCTGAGCACAAATTGGGAATTCAGCAAGTACAAATGCAATGATCTGATGAGGGAAAGAGGCATTCCAAAAGACAAGAACTATCACATCTTCATCTATACCTTATGGCACAAAATTGAGCGTATATGCCTGAGGAACTGGAGAGAACGCtacagaaatgtatatatatgggccCCATATCCCTTCAAGACACTCAAGTGCATCCGGAAGAACAGCAAAAGCAATTATAAAGGTTACAAGAGCTACAGCTACATTGAATTCCATTGCAGCATGAATGGGTTTGTTGATGTTGTAGAGGACATGCGGTTATTAGAGGATATCAGCAACTAGAAAGTCCACCCACACCCACAGCTTTCAGTGTTCAGTGCTCCCAAGTGGTGGCCCCACCTACATCAAGAGCCCTTACATTTATGAGCCAATGGTTTCCAACCACTTAGAGTTTCACGTGGTTTCTTGCTCTCGTAACTTTGCCTGTGTTGTTTCTCTGCCTGAAATACCATTCTGCTCTCATTTATCTGATTTCCTTCTAcatgtttattttggtttgttttttaaagattcagCACATATGGCCTCTTTCTGACTAATCTGGGAAATTTTCTGATATTGATTCTCCTTATACCTTTGCAAGCTGAATGATCTTTCCATCcctaaataaattatatagtttCAATGCATGTGAAATTTATTTATGTGTGCAGAGTATGTGTTGTGTGATTAATACAGGTGTTCTAAGTGTGTGTTATATAGCTTTTGCTTGAATGTGATTTGTGCTTTATGTAAGTgtgtataatatgtgtgtgtctaaAGCATATACTagtttttcttgtgtgtgtgatgAAAGTATAACTGTTTATGTGCTAAGCTGGGGAAATTTTGTAAGCATTGATGGTGGGGACATGCTGAGATCCACCCAGATTGGTTGACGTGACCAGAGCTGATTAGAGCTGTATAAAATATGTAGCATATTCCTGGCACTTGGCAGCTGCTCAGCCAtcactgttttttttccttcctcatccTTGACTTGGTATTTTAACTTTGCCAAAATAAACATGACAAATGCCTATCAATCATCTCTCTTCCTTGCTTTTGTTAAGAATGTCTCTAaggacacgtgtaccccaatgttcatcacaccacagtttataatagccaggacatggaagcaacctagatgtccatcagcagatgaatggataagaaagctgtggtacatatacacaatggagtattactcagccattaaaaagaatacatttgaatcagttctaatgaggtggatgaaactggagcctattatacagagtgaagtaagccagaaagaaaaacaccaattcagtatactaacgcatatatatggaatttagaaagatggtaatgataaccctgtatgcgagacagcaaaagagacacagatgtatagaacagtcttttggactctgtgggagagggcgagggttggatgatttgggagaatggcattgaaacatgtataatatcatatatgaaacaaatcgccagtccaagttcgatgcatacTTGttgcttgggcctggtgcactgggacgacccagacagatggtacggggagggaagagggaggggggtttgggatagGGAGcaagtgtatacctgtggcggattcatgttgatgtatggcaaaaccaatacaatattgtaaagtaattaacctccaattaaaataaataaatttatatttaaaaaaaagaatgtctctaAGGAAGCTATTGCATTTTAGATGAGTTAAATTGTTATGTCTCCTGATGAATAGTACATTAAGTAGATGATATGAGCAAAATGAGTTTATCTGATAAACAACCATTTCACGTGGCAGAGATATAGGGtacagatttgttgttgtttagtactTAAGTCTTATCTGGCTcttttgagattccatggactgtagcccaccagcctcctctgtccatgggatttcccaagcaagaatactgaaatgggttgccatttccttctccagaggttcttcccagcccagggatcaaggctgcatctcctgaatccgcactggcaggccgattctttaccactgagtcaccagggaagctccagggtAGGCAAAGAGGACTTTAAAAGCGGGGCTTAAGACTTACATTTTGTTGGAGGAAAGAGGAAGtagattagagaaggaaatgttaaagACACAAGTAAATAGGGTTCACCAAAGTTGTTTGCTAAATTGAGGATATAGAAACAGAGTAAGAAATGTTCATGTCATATAATTTTGCCTGGGACAGGTATTTGAAGGAGAAATACCGAACATTAAAGGACCCTGTGTTCTTCAATCTCCTGCATCATTGAGTGACTCAAGCCCTGAAACTAATAGGGACAGAGTAATGGGACAAAGTagatgattaaatagttaattacactaggggattgtaagtaaagaaaaaagtatgggaGATCCCTGTAAATTAATGATTACTCAaaaaagcaggtttgcttaaccacaaaactgAACAGGCTTGTTTACAAACAAAATCCACACAGCAGAAGCATGAAACATgtccccaaacaataaaacaatggtggcatcagaccaagtattcttgcccggagaatcccatagacagaggaccctggctggctacagcccatggggtctcaaagagttggacactactgaagcaacttagtatgcacccATGCTGATTCTGAATAAACctatctttgctggagaaatatctggcagtctaTTTGTTTCAGGTCAACACAGTACAATAGCCTTGTGTTGTTGCTTAGAATTTCCCATATCCACTCCCCCTATTTGGATAGATGCATATTCattcactgtggatgatgactgcaatcatgaaatgaaaagatgctcattccttggaaggaaagttatgatataACCTAgacaattaaaaagcagagacatcactttgtcaacaaaggtccacatagtcaaagctatagtttttccagtactcatgtacagatgtgagagttggatcataaagaaggcacccagattttgaactgtggtgctggtgaagattcttgagagtcccttggacagcaaggagatcaaatcagacaatcctaaaggaaataatcctgaatattcattagaaggactcttgctgaagctgaagctccaatattttgaccacctaatgccaagagccatctcattggaaaagaccctaatgctgggaagatctaaggcaaaa is part of the Bubalus bubalis isolate 160015118507 breed Murrah chromosome 11, NDDB_SH_1, whole genome shotgun sequence genome and harbors:
- the LOC102405757 gene encoding ribonuclease 4-like, with protein sequence MALQRTQAFLLLLLLTLLGLGLVQPSYGQDRMYQRFLRQHVDPDETGGNDSYCNLMMQRRKMTSHQCKRFNTFIHEDLWNIRSICSTANIQCKNGRMNCHEGVVRVTDCRETGSSRAPNCRYRAKAPPQVSL